The genomic region GTTTCTCTATTGATCCAAAGTGCAATTAAAAGCTACCCCCTGCAGCTGAATTTAGATTGGGCTTTGaaagttttctctttcccctaCAGACCTAGtatcaagtggaaaaaaacctgcacagcaGGTCTTCTGTAAAATCACCAAGTGGAGCGTGCATCAGCCTGAACTGCTTGGTTTGCACAGGGCTACTTACCTGAAGTAGTCTGTGGCTGTGtgcctggcagcagctcagtttAGGTGCTGAAAAAACGACACCAAGGCGTGTGCTGGCTAGAATCAGTGTAAATAGCTTCATTTGTTCTGGTACTCAATGGCAGTAAAAAGGCttctttctgtaataaaaaggtggggtttttttcagaaggaaattttttgcagtttttttagAAGGAAGTGGGAatgttgtattttgttctttccctGCTGTTCTTTAGGCAGTGGTTTGGGTCTCCTAATTGGAGCTGTcaggatttgtttgttttcctggaaatgTATGTGAATATAACTTCCCAATCAATTGTAAATTATTCGTGAATGTATAGCTTTACTTATATGGTCCAGGATTAGCTTCTGCAGTCCATAAAGCTTGCAGAGATTAGGAGGGTCTAAGACAAAGCTTGTTGCAGGTTTAGGACTCCATCAGTCCATGGCATCTAACATTTTAGCTATgacttcttttcaaataaataatgtcCAGACTCGCCAAAACTTATACCTAGGAGCTAGAGAAGCTCTTACCAGCAGCTGTAGGCACACAAGGCTCACTGAATCCACTGTAACTCTTGGTGtgaacattttctgcttctgactGTGATAGGCTGCTAGAAGACTGGAATATAAGCAAAGAGGACGCAATATCCAGTAGCAGTAAAAAGCTGCTTGCCTCActtaaaagccttttcaaagGGCCTTCAAGAAAGGAATATGAGCATTTTCCTCCGGGCAGAGTCAGAAGCCAGAAGAGAAGGGTCTTAAAGCCTTTTGCAGCCCGCTTTGAGTTAGAGAAATACATTTGCATTACTTTGCAAGCTTTTGTGTTCTGATTAATTAACTGGGCCTCAGGGAAAGACCCGAAGGAGTCCATGGTATGGCATTTTTCTGGCATAAGATCACCCCACTGGTTCACCTGGCACAACTGTGTGCCGCAGGGgcctccccctgctcccattGCACTGTGACACTGATAACCATCAGTAGTTCCTACCCGGGAAGTTTGAGCTATCTTCTTTATCACAACATTATGCAGGCACACAGTGCTAGTGGCGGAGAGGCGGGGAGGGCAGAATTCCAACTCCTTGCCACTTCTAGTTAGCCAGTCATTAAATACAGCCTGGCTTTCTGTGCGGGAAAGCATCTAATTTAGACATGATCCTGTGTCTGCAGCCTTGTTTCTGTAGGGCAGCAAAATTCTTCTCTCTGCTAACCTGCAAGATTGGCCATAATGGGTTGATGTTGGCCACTGCTGTTAATGTGCACTGTATGCATGatgtgttttctgctgctgctggtttttttctgatgtacctgcaaaaacacaaaagcagcaggctAGTTTTCTTGAGTTCATGGGCCTAATTAGGTAAGCTCTTTGCATAGAAAAGTAAGATTATTGGGAAGTGGCTGTTAAGCAAAAAAACATAGTTGTCCATCATGGGAGTAAATTACATAGCTAAAATGTAGGCTGCAGAACAGAGGTGTTTTCATGaaactttggggggggggggttggttaGGAgttggggggtgaggggaatATTCATTCCTTGAGTTCATTTTGGAGATGAAAGTGTTGATACCCCACATCTGGAGTACAACTGCACTGTGGTGTCCACATTCTTGCATGTTGGGCAAATTCAGTTCTGAGTGTTCAGAGAGACGTGGCTTTCCCAATGCCACAGTGGTATCTGTGGACACTCCACATTCGCCACCAGTGAGGAATGTTAGGGGTTTAAGTGCAGAGCCAGCTCTCTGTAGTTCTGCATAGGCCACAGTAGGTCGATCTGGGGGCTGCAAGGGACAGGAGCATGACTGTGGTTGTGCAGAAGCCAGATGTTTACCTCCTGGGGAAGGCAGCATGGGTACTGTGGCACTTTGTGTGGCCTGTTTACTCATCCCAGCTATCTTTTAGAGAATCTAGCAGCAGCTTTTGGTCTACTTTACCAGATGCTGATAGCAGTAACCACGTGTTTGGCAGCCTCACTGAAGGCAAGAGAGTGTCCCAGCAAAACCAGCGAGGCCAGTGCTGTCTGGCAGCGTGACGCGGTGTGTGCTGCACCACAGCTGTGCAGTAAAGGGCAGGCATGTTCCTGCGGTCTGTAGATAGTGCTGCTTTATGGCTCAGGATGTGTACTCAGAAGTGACAAAGGCCAGAGGCAATAGGCAGCTGGGACTCGTACTTCTTGTGTTGTGCACTCCAGAAGTGAAACCAGAGCGCTCGGCAGCTGGCAGCATCACAGCGCAGCATGCGTCATGCTGCTTGGTGGGATGGCGTTGGAACGTACAGAACTGAGCAAGCAGCAGTGAAGGGCTGTATGAACGGCATGTCTATACAGACCAAATCGAAGCTTAtggagggcagagaggagaagggtCATGCATGTTTAGGGAAATGTGGAAATTACCTCCACACTGTTAAATAAGCATAAGGAGCACACCCCAACATATGCTCTCTGCTCTTGCAAACAACCATTTCCAACTGGGAGTGGATTTCAGCCCAGTTGCCCTCTCAGCCGTGCACGCACGATTGCTTTTGACCGAGGGACCTCTCCCCCTTTGCTGAAACCAGAGGCTGAAGAGGGGTTCCACCAGTGTCAGCAGTGTCCTCTGGAGTCCCTGAGCTCCTTCGGATTTCCCTTTCTCACTGATGACTCACAGGCACCTAGCACTGCACACGAGAGCAGGGCACAGCTCTGCCTAGAGCAGATGGGAACCATATCCTGAATCCAGACACACCGCGCTCGGGGCTGGATGCATGCTGTGCATGCTCTAAAGGAGCATCTCTCCTTTAGACTACAGACGTGGGACTTAAATGTCCTAAGTCTTCTCATTTTATGCTCATGTGGTAGTTTGCATCTGGATCAGAGTCCTGGTAAGAGCTTGAGAAGCCTGAGGCCTGGATTTAGGGCTTTTGATTCACGTGCTGAGTCTGTGGATGTCGCACATTCTTTTGGCACCAGCTGCTTATCAGCAAATCCCTGCCAGAGGTTACAGGGATTTGCTGATCTACCGGCAGAGCTGCTCATGTCTTGCTCTCTCATCCAGCTCCGTCAAAAAGCACGGGTTAGCAAAGCCCAGCCATTTAAGGTATTTAAACTATCCGAGTTTCATTTGGATGGAGATGGGCTGCAGAGCAATCGCGCCTGTAGCTCTAGCGGAGTGTCTTCAGGCTATGAACGCTTGGCAGTAGCTAGAGCCAGTGGAGGGCACGAACGGCGTCCTTTGAGCGGTTAACGCAGGGACAGAGTGACAGCCGGAGTCATCCCGTGTGCGGACagggtccctgcagcccccgccTGCCGTCGGCACCCTCGCTTCCCAGAGACGAGCGGTCCGCGGGGAAGCCGTGCCCGGGGAGGCCACGCTGCCGCTGTCCTGTCTCCCTGTCCCAAACCCGCCCTTTCGCCCACGCCCTGCCTCCCTTCTCCCGGGAGCGCAGCGGGGGAAGCGGGGGCAGGCCGCCGCCGTCGCCCCTCGGCGGCCTCTCGCCACCGGGCCGGGGAAGGCCCGACGGACGCCGCAGGGTCCCGGCGACGCCTTCTGCCCGCCGTGCCGGCGGGAAGAGCGCGGGCAGCCCGCTCCCTCCCACGGCCCCTCTCTCGTTCTCCACGCCGGCATCTCGGGCCGGCTCGCCGCCGCGGACCCCCCGGCCTCCCGCGCCGGGAGCCCCGGCCCGacggcggcggggaggaggcgCCCGGGGAGTTCCCTTTCGGGGCATTGTGGGAAGGCGCGATGCGGCCGGGGCCTCACCTggcgcggggcggggagggaggcagggcgGGAGGGAGGCGGCCGGCAGccagccgggccgggccgggccggctcccagcctgccgccgccgccacaCCATGGTAAgtgggccggggccgggcgggagcagccgccccctgccccgccgcaaccgccttccccccctccccggtgccgcggccgggccggcggcggagcCCCCCTCGACGGGCGCGTTCTCTGCGCTTCGCCTTAGAGCCGCGGGGACCGGGTTCCTCCGCCCGGGGCGGACAGCCGGGGCTGGGCCGGGGGGAGACCCTGCGCGGGGCCGGCCCGGACGCTGCTGCCCCAAGAGCCTAAAGCAAACAGAGATGTTTGCGCGCTGCCCGAAAAAGCAAAGTCCCCGCGGAGGTGGGCTCAAACGTGGAACCGCTCTGCCAGCCGAATACCCCTGTCCTGGCGTGCcgggggtttgggggtggtCCCGAAACGGTGCGGCAGCGGCTCGTTTGTGCTTGGAAGAACGaaacttggatttttttggaAAGTCATTCTGCTGGAATAATCTGAGTTGGCTTTAGAGGTAAAACGTGTTCTTTAGAAAGTGCGTGCCAGCCTGTCTGCtagggctgtgctggctgctccGCAAAGCAGAAATGCTATTTCCAAGCGGGTTTGAACAAGGTTTGCACCTGTTTTGAGGAAACGAAAGctatattcttttcctttctgtcttctcaCCCTCGGGGTAAGCTCGGGTCACGCTGACAGCCTTTCGTAGCCAACCAGGAAAACAAGGCTGTGACAGAGAGAGGTTTTATAAAGTCTTCCTGTAACTTGAGGAGCTGAGGTTCAGGTCTGCTCCAGCGCTTGGAGGAGGATCGAATGTGGTTTCATATGGATCTGTGTCTTTTGGCTGGCTCTGGCGTCAAAGCAGAGCGGTGTTGGGCAGTGGGTTTTCTGGTGGTGGGAGCATTGGGAAGAGCTTTTCCTCATGTGTATTCCCTGGTGCCGGGTGAGCGGAGAGCTTGGGCGGCAGCCTTGCCTCCAGCTCGGGTGCCTCTGCTCAACTGCCTGGTCTCACGGGGGTGGTCGGAACTTGGCTCTGCCTTGCCATCGAGCAGTGCGTCTGTGAGAGCGCGCGTGGGTCTGGTTCTGTTCCGCGTGTGTTGTCTGTTGGCAAGCAGTCTACGTGCGCAACCCGGCTCCGCGGCTGGGTAGAGGCGGCAGCGGCCGCTTGTTTTAGCAAGGAAGGGGGCAGCAGCCCTTCAGCTTAAAGGGCTGACAGGCAGCATCCCGGGAGGGAGGCCCTTTGGCTCTCCAGTGCTGTGCTTGGTGGTGGTTTGCTGGGATCAGAAAAGTTGCCATGGTTATTCTCTTCTGTTAAGTGTGATGACCAGTATCATCTGAATAATGGCTAGCTTTTCCCCAAGGAGGACTTCGGGCTTTCGAGCAGCGAGATGGTCAGGGATGCCTCTTAATTGAGAAACCTTCTAGCTGCTTGATAATTCAGACTTGGGGCGGGTTCTGCAAGCATGCCCCGAGGTGCTGTCTTGCACAGTTTGCCTATTATGTGCGTCTGTAATACCAGTAACTGGCAGTGCACCTGAACAGAAGTCTCTCAACTCCTTCATCGGAGGCCaagttttgttgtttgtctCTATCTTCAAAGGCAGAGCtatgttgtttcttttcagtggtttaGCCAGAATGCTAAGTATGTGTTAAGTCTAGTGTATTTAGAAAGGTGTACCTGTCATTACATTTGCAAATAGAATATGCACAGTAATGAATTTACAGATGGCAATGCAGTCTCCACACCTTAAGTCCCTATATAGATACAACCTTACCGATTACAGCCCGAGACAGCCCTACATATCCACTGCCCTCGGGTAAAGTTTATGTAAACAACTGGAGTTCCTATTTTGCCCTTGAAGCTCAGTAAATACGGGAGCTGATTTCAGGGAAGTTGATCTCAGAACTCTCCCTGATGCACGCACTTCACAAATGCCAGTTTTCAAAGCACTCACGATGGTCCCAAGGGAGTGCTGCTTACCATAGTGCTGCTTATTGACAATTTGGAGACTGCTGTATTGATTGTTACAATTTTATAAGGTGAGTGTGCGTTCTTacaattaataattttttgttttccttttctgaggtCATAGTACAAACCCTTGCTGGCATTATTACATTAACTACTGCTGTCAGCTTTGCCCCATTCTCCTGTTGTAGAACCAGTGCTGATGAAAGGCTGCTTTTGTCAGGGTATGCTTTCACTTAAAATTCCTCTGTCTGTCATCCAGTCTCCGTGAAGGGGTTGTTACACTGGGTTACGTGTCAAGAAGTAAGGGTTACTGGGTTACAAACCAAGAATAAGCCTTATTCAGGCTCATGAGTGAAGAACTTTCAACAGGTCATTTAAACTCTGTAGATCGGTTCCTCCAGTTTGGAATGACATAGTTGTGCTTGCcaccttttttctgtgttttgagatCTGAATGGAAGGTACTTGTGCAAATGGTGCTGTGTCTTAGCAAGAGGGTTGTTTCAATTGTTTGCTCTGTTGCAGCTTTCCAGGGAAGTTTCAGGAAAGAGTCTGTTTAGCAAAGCTAACTTCACATCGTGCTAAGACAGACAGCTTTTCTGCCTGGCTGCTACTTCGtggtatataaaaaaaaaaaaaaaaaaagactttttagaAAAGAGACTAAATTCTGCTCCCTGACATATATGGGTGCAGCAGAGAAACATGTCCTGAAGGATTGCTGTCTCAACAAAGTTgaagagcagggagagagcagagaggagaaaatgatTAGTTTCCCCAAGGACACGTGTTGCTGTAGTCTTTCATGCCTGAAAGTGTTGCAACACCTTGATCCTACTGCCACCTCAGTGTTATTGGTATTACTTTCATGACAGTACGTGGCTCTGCTTGCGTAGCTTTGAGTGCAGAATTGGTGCTTCCATAGTAAAGGGCCTGCTTCactcctccctgtgctgctcatCAGAACAGTGAGAAAAATTAGTACTTGTGGGTGTGATCTGAAACCCTGGAGAAAGATCAAAAGAATCCCATTGGGCACAGGAGCTCTAAAAATGTACTTGGCCTAAATAGAAAAGAAGTGGGCAAGCACTGTTTCCACTTAGCAAGACATTTGATACCAGTCACTGATCTAGAAGTTTGGGTGAAATATTAGTTGAAGTGACTGCAGCTGCTGACACCTGCCTGGTGTTTGGAAATGAACTCTCAGCTGTTCTGCATATTGAACTCACCAACGGTCTCAGTGCTTTTAATTGTTAAAATAGACACAGCTCTGCCAAAGATGTTTTCAATGCTGCACAGAATTTACTATCTACAGTTTGAAGAATAACTGCTCTTTTCCACTCTGTGATACAGCTGTGTATTGGCCTAGCAAAGATGATGAACTTTGCCTCTAGGCATTTACCTCTGAAAGACAAGAAGGGCAGCAAATTAGAATAaatgagggaaggagaggaaattacaaataaatgatTCCTGTTGTTTGAGGCAGCATtctacatgggaaaaaaaaaaaaaaagaaagaaaaaggaagtctATGtggtatttctttgtttatttatctTGTGAACTATTAGTGTGGGAGTAGATAATGGTAATGGAATGGCATCCTTTCTGGAAGATCCTGAGTAGATAGACTTTTCAGCTTAGAAAGAGATGACTACAGGGGAAGTAATAGAAATACATGAAATCATGAACGCTATAAAGAATGGTTGCTACAAGAAGAGTCAGGGTACCTCCTGTGAAATTTTTATGCActaaatgtaaagaaaacaaaaaagaatactttttcaCACAGTCTAGATTAATGTTTTTAATCCACTGCCAAGGGTGCTGTGGTTGTCCTCGTAGTTAGGCAGTTCATAGAGGATGGGTCCACAGGTAGGTTGTCTGGATCCAGTTTCTGGACCTGAATGCTTAAACCTGTGATTCCTGGAGACAGGACTACCACAATGATTTTACACATGCCCTGTTACTTATGCTCTCCCCTTCTGGAAGCTGCTCAGATCAGAGTACTGCTCAGGGGGTGATCCATAATCTGGTATTCAGTTACTACCTGTCATTCAGTTGGACTTTGAATACCATTTTGTAGGAGTtgctaggaaaaatattttttagggTCCTTCTCAGGAAGTCTGTAATCTCTGACTATTGATGTGGTCCTCTTCCAGTTGTGGATATTCTCTCTCAAGTACTCGCTGTCATTACAGGTTGTCACCGTTATGCTAGAGACCACTCTGGACTGGCTGGCTATGCAGTAATTGCGATGCATACTTTACTCTCTCTGGGTAATAAGCTCATTTCcggaaagcaaatgaaatgttatGATAGTATCTGCTGATACTTTGCTTAAgtcaattttttaatgttttcactCACAAATAAGGAAATTGTAGGCATGTCTCAGAGCCAGGAGTTACTAGGATGTGGAGTGCCTGGAGGGCTTTGGAGAAAGCCATGGCATCTGGGGTAGGCAAATGCCTGaagagggctggaaggaggggTAATGGGCAGCCGGGGCTATAAGGAGGCAAGAAAATGCTGCCAAGCATGTGGACCGTGTAaatgtttgctgcttttctgtaccTTTACTCTAACTACTTCAAAATCCCATGCTTTATAAACCATCCCATAGACCTTCTGCCTTCTGAAGGCATCAGTTATGTGCAAGAGCAGCAAAGGGTCAAAATGATGAAAGTACTGAGGAAACtgatggggcagggagggcaggtaGAGCTGCTCCTCCCCGAAGTACTTACAAGGTTTATGCTTTGGCATGTACATCAGGCATTTCCGTGCCTGTTGTAGTCTTCCCAGTGATGCCCAAGTTAAAACTGTGCTGCTCCTGTAAAAAGAATTCTTTCTGTATCACATATGCACAGCTACTAATTACCATCCCTGCCCATTCATTTCCCTACTGTCCTATTCCTGCAGGCTGTCATCTGCATTTACTTGGCTGCTTTGGGTGTATGCTTTTTTGAGTGGCCACCCCTGGGCCTTTGCATTTTTGCAGATGGTGCAGTTTATAGAGGTGCAAGATCCAGTCATGCACAAATGGTATTTCATTTGTGAGTAGGAATATAGCATGCAGAGTCACGGGGGTaggatgggaaaataaaatttacatttgtgtGTTTGAAGGCAAGCTTGACGTGCCTTTCTGGCCAGACGTCTTTCTGGACTAGTATGTCCTGGATTTATGTTTCTCAGTATCACAGACGTAACCCCAGGTACTCTATGcaccagtcttttttttcttctctaactTGCTGAATTTGTGTAGGATGTCCATCTGCAGTCCTCTGTTCAGGCCTGAGAAGAGAAGACAGGGCATTAAAATCCCTCTTCACCAGCCAGTAAATTCCTGTTGTTGCCTTGCTGCTTGCCATAGGAGCTTGAAGGTAGTTTTGCTCAGACACTAGCAGTTATCGATGGCTCTCGTTAACCAGCACAGGAACTCCTGTATGGTCATCACCCTCTGCTTAGTCCCCTGAGGCGAGTGGTAGACACAAACCGCAAGGGAATGAGAAATGGCATCgtttttgtttgaagaaaatgcagaaattcacCATGTTGTGCCTTTGTCTTGCAAGGCTGCCTGCTGGAAGGAGAACAAGTGAAGTGTTGGGTGAGcgtctgcctgcctgctctgagCTCGTGGGAGTGGAGACATGAAACTCACaactcagcagcagctggggtcaggagatggggatggggaaggggcagTACCTCAGGCATTTCCTTTCCTCCGAGTCTCATGACAAGACACAGATGAatagcagaattaatttttggTCCACTTTTTCATTCCACTGGCTAAATTTTGGGCCAGCATAAAACATGTCGTGAGATCCTGTGCTCTGGCCCTTCCTTCCGTAAACAATGGttgctttttttatgtttagGTTATTAAATCCATGTCGTTTTTTTACCTTAatgaaaaaatgccattttaaaagggaaaattgAGAATGTCTCTATTGAAAATGCCTAAATGAAGTGCTGCAATGTTGCCAAAAAATTACTCCTGTGCTCTTTCAGAGTCATTCACAAATGTGATCAGGTGTATCTTTGGTCCTTCCAGAGCTCAGGTTTTCTGTGAGCGTCTGTTGGAAGCTGGAGGAGTGGGTGTGAGGCTGCTGCAGACCTGCAGTGTTCCTGCTCCAGCAGGCACAGGTGTCCCCGGGCTGAAGCACTATCTGTCAGCTGGCTGAGGAGCTGGGGAAACTCATCACCTTCTGGTGTGCCCACCCTGTCCCAGAGCAAAGCATTTTAACTTTGCTCCTCGAAAGGTCAGAGGCAATGGAAGGGCACTGCAGAGCCTTCACGTAGCAGGGCTTTGCAAATAACTGATAAGACAAACTggaaatgagaataaaagagGCTGCACCTTTTGCCAGAGTCCTTTGGGCTAGATTTTAGCTCTGTTTCTTCACCAGGTGTTCAAGGAACAGACTGGGAAAATGGCTTATTGTGCCTGTAAAGTACACTGGGGTTATAGTGAATTAGGGGTAGCTCTCTGCAGCTTGTTCAGCCTCTCCCCTGGTCTCCACCTCCTTAGAGTAGCCTAATGAAGATTTCCCA from Aquila chrysaetos chrysaetos chromosome 10, bAquChr1.4, whole genome shotgun sequence harbors:
- the AP1S3 gene encoding AP-1 complex subunit sigma-3 isoform X3 — encoded protein: MHAVHALKEHLSFRLQTWDLNVLSLLILCSCGSLHLDQSPGKSLRSLRPGFRAFDSRAESVDVAHSFGTSCLSANPCQRLQGFADLPAELLMSCSLIQLRQKARVSKAQPFKIHFILLFSRQGKLRLQKWYTTLPDKEKKKIVREIVQIILSRNQKTSSFVDWKDLKLVYKRCMPVCIFVVQ